A window of Littorina saxatilis isolate snail1 linkage group LG7, US_GU_Lsax_2.0, whole genome shotgun sequence contains these coding sequences:
- the LOC138972048 gene encoding putative ankyrin repeat protein RF_0580, producing MVDLLVHAGASLSASSQALDCGDTALIAALKHNACEVAWHLLTHYPHHLHLHHADREGNTALHLVISLERRRKATTQVLLKLGADFLCENRSGHSPVALAVRRNGAEAMEMFLQHQPDFLFRPQFSWTCMLSNCGRFPHQSKGKQLQVLLRYGADVNQVQADGRTALEGLLACGCIDEAFLLTQRGCRVRDNSVTRSFQRFHSGKARQHSQDTIRKQSTVSVETTGHLHQGQSQREEHHSLQSNQHTSLSAAIFNL from the coding sequence ATGGTGGACCTTCTGGTGCATGCCGGGGCCAGTCTGTCCGCGTCCAGCCAGGCACTGGACTGTGGTGACACCGCGCTCATCGCCGCCCTCAAACACAACGCCTGTGAGGTGGCCTGGCACCTCCTAACTCACTATCcccaccacctccacctccaccacgCAGACCGAGAGGGCAACACCGCCCTGCATCTAGTCATCAGCCTTGAGCGCAGGAGGAAGGCGACCACACAGGTGCTGCTCAAGCTAGGCGCtgactttttgtgtgaaaaCAGGAGTGGACATTCCCCCGTGGCTCTTGCGGTCAGAAGGAACGGTGCCGAGGCCATGGAGATGTTTCTACAGCATCAGCCTGACTTTCTCTTTCGACCCCAGTTCAGCTGGACCTGCATGCTGTCCAACTGTGGGCGCTTCCCCCACCAGagcaaagggaagcaactgcagGTGTTGTTGCGCTACGGGGCCGATGTCAACCAGGTGCAGGCCGACGGTCGCACAGCGCTGGAAGGTCTTCTGGCCTGTGGCTGTATCGACGAAGCCTTCTTGCTGACGCAGCGTGGCTGTAGAGTGCGAGACAACTCTGTCACCAGGTCTTTCCAGCGGTTCCATTCAGGCAAGGCTCGCCAACATTCACAGGACACGATTAGGAAGCAGTCCACTGTGTCTGTAGAGACTACTGGTCATCTGCATCAAGGTCAGTCACAGAGAGAGGAACATCACTCCTTACAGTCAAACCAACACACTAGCCTCTCTGCCGCCATCTTTAACCTTTGA
- the LOC138972047 gene encoding uncharacterized protein, giving the protein MVQGCEETALAPIDAGCKVNLTTIRKGRGMQHMISLPCMAYRIRMHRVLKRLLYHPSCDFSQTDYSENNTIMHLAVRRGDMTLVDALLPKGLLLLTNRQGFTPLHLASHSGNVELMHTFFNQWRRENGVKWKTAGLEAVDNEAGVLEANTDSKALAQPLSNPLHTPNPGQVVSLALTGVGPAKAERNDSVLDMAFSYMATAHRHISVPTGEAFRTETRNSDSLRLTFSHHKQKTDKTVAGKVLDSWQPKENHNSSSSESLNAESKDGFLHSFTLPEEVEACLLSMPAEQVCETWTQWRQVGTGCCRKLVEHTATHTGNTMLHQAAKGAHVKFLKYLLAHGADVNNLSTRNKTPLMCLVSDVVSHVSGEGGGGSE; this is encoded by the exons ATGGTGCAGGGCTGTGAGGAAACAGCGCTCGCTCCCATAGACGCTGGCTGCAAGGTCAACTTGACGACGATACGCAAG GGCAGAGGCATGCAGCACATGATCTCGCTTCCCTGCATGGCGTACCGCATAAGAATGCACCGTGTCTTGAAGCGTCTTCTCTACCATCCAAGCTGTGACTTCAGCCAGACTGACTACTCAGAGAACAATACCATCATGCACTTGGCTGTGCGCAGAGGGGACATGACTCTGGTGGACGCTCTGCTGCCCAAAGGTTTGCTGCTGCTGACCAACAGGCAGGGGTTCACTCCCTTGCACCTGGCTTCACACTCAGGGAATGTGGAACTGATGCACACGTTCTTCAACCAATGGAGGAGGGAGAACGGAGTGAAGTGGAAGACGGCAGGTCTGGAGGCTGTAGATAATGAAGCGGGTGTGCTTGAAGCAAACACAGACAGTAAAGCCCTAGCACAGCCACTCAGCAATCCTTTACATACGCCAAATCCAGGCCAGGTGGTCAGTTTGGCATTAACAGGTGTCGGTCCCGCAAAAGCAGAACGCAATGACAGTGTTTTGGACATGGCTTTTTCATATATGGCaacagcacacagacacattagCGTACCAACAGGAGAAGCTTTTCGGACAGAGACAAGAAACAGTGATAGTTTACGACTTACTTTTTCTCACCACAAACAGAAGACCGACAAAACAGTTGCAGGAAAAGTTTTAGACAGTTGGCAGCCAAAAGAAAACCACAACAGTAGTTCGTCTGAGTCTCTGAATGCAGAGTCAAAAGATGGCTTTCTTCACAGCTTCACATTGCCAGAAGAAGTGGAGGCGTGCCTTCTCAGCATGCCTGCAGAACAAGTGTGCGAGACGTGGACCCAGTGGAGGCAGGTAGGAACAGGGTGCTGCAGGAAGCTTGTGgaacacacagcaacacacacaggcaacaCCATGCTGCATCAGGCCGCCAAGGGCGCACACGTCAAGTTCCTCAAGTACCTGCTTGCCCACGGTGCTGACGTCAACAACCTGAGCACGCGCAACAAGACGCCGCTCATGTGTCTGGTGAGTGACGTCGTGTCACACGTCAGTGGTGAGGGTGGCGGCGGGTCGGAATAG
- the LOC138970563 gene encoding transmembrane protein 233-like, translated as MKGKKKNDDIEADIQHYHTDEDAYLSSYRAYQGPADGANGVPLSTISSRETLSDSSFIQERPRSYGCLACVSAFLCCCPVGIAALCYSCKARCAKHDGEFSDARVLGRQARDIAIASIVLGIFLLLVAALVVILIWQTVGFDK; from the exons AtgaaaggcaagaagaagaatgacGACATCG AGGCTGATATCCAGCACTATCACACGGACGAGGATGCGTACCTGTCGTCGTACCGAGCCTACCAGGGGCCTGCTGACGGCGCCAACGGGGTCCCCCTCTCCACCATCTCGAGCAGG GAGACTCTGAGCGACTCGTCCTTCATACAGGAACGGCCCAGGAGTTACGGTTGTCTGGCGTGTGTCTCCGCCTTCCTGTGCTGCTGTCCGGTCGGTATCGCCGCCCTCTGCTACTCATGCAAG GCGAGGTGTGCGAAGCATGACGGCGAGTTCTCTGACGCGCGCGTGCTGGGTCGTCAAGCACGTGACATCGCCATCGCCAGTATCGTCCTCGGCATCTTCCTCCTGCTCGTCGCCGCCCTCGTCGTCATCCTCATCTGGCAGACTGTGGGATTCGACaagtga